The following are encoded together in the Chloroflexota bacterium genome:
- a CDS encoding histidine phosphatase family protein, with amino-acid sequence MRLIFVRHGESVWNHEGRVQGIADPPLSERGRAQAALVAERIAREFRPAAVYASALQRATETGRIIAERLGLPLNVDARLNEYDIGALTGLKDAEVAEQYPDIWTRWEMDVQWVPIPGEEGLHRFLDRITRAMDEIIAAHPGDVEVVVVTHGGVMALYLGDLVGLNPRQRMPWRFDNASISIVEPEGVRPRIVRLNDVGHMRGNV; translated from the coding sequence ATGCGGCTCATCTTTGTGCGGCATGGCGAATCGGTGTGGAATCATGAGGGGCGGGTGCAGGGCATCGCCGACCCGCCCCTGAGCGAGCGCGGACGCGCGCAGGCGGCGCTTGTCGCCGAGCGAATTGCGCGGGAGTTTCGTCCCGCGGCAGTGTACGCGAGCGCGCTGCAACGGGCGACGGAAACAGGGCGGATCATCGCCGAGCGGCTGGGCCTGCCGCTGAACGTGGACGCCCGCCTGAACGAGTACGACATCGGCGCGCTGACCGGGCTGAAGGATGCCGAAGTCGCCGAGCAGTACCCCGACATCTGGACGCGGTGGGAGATGGACGTGCAATGGGTTCCCATCCCAGGCGAGGAGGGACTTCACCGCTTCCTGGATCGGATCACGCGGGCCATGGATGAAATCATCGCGGCGCACCCGGGCGATGTGGAGGTAGTCGTCGTAACCCACGGCGGCGTGATGGCGCTGTACCTGGGCGACCTCGTCGGCCTGAACCCGCGCCAGCGCATGCCGTGGCGGTTTGACAACGCGTCCATCTCCATCGTGGAGCCGGAGGGGGTCCGGCCGCGCATTGTACGGCTGAACGACGTGGGACATATGAGGGGGAACGTGTGA